One Comamonas odontotermitis genomic window, ATCGGCACGGTCACGCCCTTGCGTTCCGTCATCTGATGGTAAGTTTGCCAAAAATCACGGTAACGGTGGTCTTGTTCCACGTTCACGATGTCGTAGTCCACGCCTTCCCGCAGGCGCAGACCGAATTTCTCGATGCGCTGGGCAATGATGGCGGGGCGACCGATCAGCGTGGGGCGGGCGACGCGCTCGTCCACCACGATCTGCGCTGCACGCAAGATACGCTCTTCCTCGCCTTCCGCGTAGGCAATGCGCTTTCTGGCGGCCTTCTTGGCTGCCATGAAGATGGGTTTCATGGCCGTGCCGGACGCGTAGACAAAGGTCTGCAGATGCTGGCGGTAGGCATCCATGTCCTGGATCGGGCGCTCCGCCACGCCACATGCAGCAGCGGCCTCGGCCACGGCCGGGGCGATCTTCATCATCAGGCGCGGGTCAAACGGCTTGGGGATCAGGTATTCTGGACCGAAGGACAGATCCTGGCCCGCATAGGCATTGGCCACTTCCTCGGTCTGCTCTGCCTGTGCCAGATCGGCAATGGCGTGCACCGTGGCAATTTCCATCTCGGTGGTGATGGTGGTGGCGCCGCAGTCGAGCGCACCACGGAAGATGTAGGGGAAGCACAGGACGTTGTTGACCTGGTTCGGGTAGTCCGAGCGACCGGTGGCCATGATGATGTCGTCGCGCACCGCCTTGGCGTCTTCTGGCGTGATTTCGGGGTTGGGGTTGGCCAGCGCAAAGATGATGGGGCGCGCTGCCATGCGCTGCACCATGTCCGGCTTGAGCACGCCGCCTGCAGACAGGCCCAGGAACACGTCTGCGCCGTCGATCACCTGCGACAGCGTGCGCTTGTCGGTATCTTGCGCAAAAAGCACCTTATCTTCATCCATCAGCTCGGTACGGCCCTTGTAGACCACGCCAGCGATGTCGGTGACCATAACGTTCTCACGCTTGAGACCGATCTCCAGCAGCAGGTTCAGACAAGCCAGCGCTGCAGCACCTGCTCCCGAAGCCACCAGCTTCACCTCGTCAATCTTCTTGCCCGCCACCTTGAGCGCGTTGACCATGGCCGCAGCCACGGTGATGGCTGTGCCATGCTGGTCGTCGTGGAAGACCGGGATGTTCAGGCGCTTGCGCAGTTCGCGCTCCACAAAGAAGCACTCGGGCGCCTTGATGTCTTCCAGGTTGATGGCGCCAAAGGTGGGTTCGAGCGCGGCAATCACATCCACCAGCTTTTGTGGGTCTTTTTCGTTGATTTCAATGTCAAAGACGTCAACACCAGCGAATTTCTTGAACAGAACGCCCTTGCCTTCCATCACCGGCTTGGAAGCCAAGGCGCCGATGTCGCCCAGGCCCAGCACTGCCGTGCCGTTGGAGATGACGGCCACCAGATTGCCTCGGCTGGTGTACTTGAAGGCCGCAGCGGGGTCCTTGACGATTTCCTCACAAGGGGCAGCGACGCCGGGCGAGTAGGCCAGCGCCAGATCGTGCTGGTTGGCCATGGGCTTGGTGGCCGCAATCGCCACCTTGCCGGGGCGGGGAAACTGGTGATACTCCAGTGCGGACTGGCGCAACAGGGCACGTTTATCCACCGCGGTCGGTGTTGAATTCTTATCAGTCATAGCGATCTCCGGCATCACTCAGCATTCAGCAATCACAAACAAGGCAGCTGACGGGGATATGCACTCAAGGCCGGAACAAGATGGAGCGATGCCGGCAGCACCGCCGTTACGAGGCAGGCATTCCCGGCAAACCATCCACCGACGGTTGAAGGCAAATCCGTAAACAGGCCGCAAAGCCTTGCGGTCTGTACACAGCGCCACTGCAGGCCATTGTAGGCGCAGGCCTCATCATGCCGCATTGCGAAAGCCGCCAAGTCCCATGAAAAAGAGTTATGACCTTTTGTGATGGACTCGCTGCACTGCAACAAAACGCAGTGCCTCCAGAGTGCGATTCCATTTCTTAAACCGCCACGAAACACATGCTAGGCCGCACGGCAGGAGCCTGCTGCCGATAGAATGCATATTTGCGCTATTTCTGGCCGCTTGGGCCCACCTGTCATGGATTTGTTGCTACTGGTTCTTCTTATTTTGGTCGTGAGCTTTGTGCTGCGCACCAAGGCCCAAAAGCAGCGTATTGCCGTGCTGGCGCATTTTTTGCGTAATTACGACATTGAAAAGCTGATGGAGCGCCTGGTGGGCAGCTACATGCGCGCGCTCGATGAAAAGGATCCCGCGCGCCAGCAGCAGATCTGGGAGCTGCAGCAGCCGGTGGAAAACAGCCTGGCAAGCCAGTTCGGCAATTTTGCCGACGCGCTGGCCAAGGCGCCCGAGCCTGCCAATGGCGCCACTTTCCGCATCGGCACCCAGGCGCTGGGCTTTCCGTTTGCCCGGCTGATCGAAAAACTGCAGGGCGACCGGGGCAGTTTTGACCTGCGCACGGCCATTCGCATCCATGCGGACGGCATTGCCGCCGTGGTGGCCAATGCCGAGGGGCGCAGCCCCAAGGAGCGCGCCTACACCTTGCTGGCCGAGATGTACCTAATGCAGCACACCTGCCACTGGTACTGCAAATCCAAGGCAGTAGCCTCCGCGCGCATGCAGCTGCGCAACCAGACCACCTACGAGCAGGTGGTGCAGAGCGTATCGCCCGCCACGCGCAATGCCTATCTGGCACTCACGGGCCAGCGTTAAGCATCCATCGAAAGCCCCGTTTCACCCGCAATCCTGCGTGCAATTGCCGCCATCGGCTGACAACGCAATGGCCCCCGCCCCTGCACAATGGCTCTACCAAGCGTTTGCCGCAGGCACGCCTGTTGACTGGAAAAAGGGGGAACACATGCCACTATCTTCGCAAACGGCCCTGGTGGCCCTGCTGCTGTCCAGCGCCGCACTGTTGAGCGCCTGCGACCAGGCGCATTCCGTCCATGCCTCGGCACCGCCGGGCACGGTGGCGGCACAGATACAGCCCGTACCTGACAAGCCCCTTTTCAACGACCCCATCGTCAAGTCGCACGACGTGCTTCCGCACGCCAAGGCCGATACCCAGGAGCCCTTGCCACCTGCGGTTGCACTGGCATCGGCCACGGCCCCCAGCGCGAGCGCAACCCCCACTGATGCACAGGGCGGAGGCGTCAACCCCGCCGCAGGCATGGGCGCTGCCATCACCGACAGCAAGGGCGCACAGCATGACGGGGACGGAAAATAGACCATGCGGCGCAACGCGGCGCGGCTGACCACACCAAAGGAAATAAAAGCTATTATTTTGATAGCTATAGGCGCTTAATGGGTAGGTGCTGAGAGCCAATAACACCATACCTGCATACCAGCACCATGGATCACAAATGTAAACCGATCACGCCTGCACCCACCATGACAAAGGGCGCCCATTGGCGCCCTTGTGGTTTCTTGCTGGGCCAGACGGCGATCAGCGGCTGCTGGGGAAACTGAACACCGCGCCTTCGCGCACACCTGCCGAGGGCCAGCGCTGGGTGATCGTCTTGCGCTTGGTGTAAAAGCGCACGGCATCGGGGCCGTAGGCGTGCAGATCGCCGAACAGGCTGCGCTTCCAGCCACCGAAGGAATGGTAGGCCACGGGCACTGGCAGGGGCACGTTCACGCCCACCATGCCAACCTGGATGTGGTCGGTGAAGTAGCGCGCAGCCTCGCCATCGCGGGTGAAGATGCAGGTGCCGTTGCCGTATTCGTGGTCGTCGATGAGCTGCATTGCTTCCTGCAGCGTCTTCACGCGCACGATGCCGAGCACGGGGCCAAAAATTTCCTCCTGGTAGATCTTCATGCCGGGCTTGACGCCATCAAACAGGCAGGGGCCGAGGAAGTAGCCTTCTTCGTGGCCCGCCACCTTGAGCGTGCGGCCGTCGATCAGCAGTTGCGCGCCCTCGGCAACACCGCTGTCTACATACGCCTTCACCTTCTCGAAATGCGGTTTGGTGACCAGCGGGCCCATGTCGTTGGCGTTGTCGGTGCCTGGGCCGACCTTCATCTTGGCGATTTCGGTCTTGAGGCCGGCAATCATCTTTTCGGCGACCTCGTCGCCCACACAGACGATCAGCGGCACCGCCATGCAGCGCTCGCCGCAGGAGCCATAGGCAGCACCCATCATGGCGTTCACCGCGTTGGCGACATCGGCATCGGGCATGACCACGGCGTGGTTCTTGGCGCCACCCAGGGCCTGCACGCGCTTGCCGCTCTTGCAGCCTTCGCCATAGATGTATTCGGCAATCGGGGTCGATCCGACAAAGCTCACGGCCTTGACGCGCGGGTCGTGCAGCAGCGTGTCCACCGCTTCCTTGTCGCCGTTGACCACGTTCAGCACGCCGGGCGGCAGGCCCGCTTCCAGCGCCAGCTGGGCAATGAACAGGGCGCTGGTGGGGTCGCGCTCGGAGGGCTTCAGGACAAAGCTGTTGCCGCAGGCCACGGCCATGGGCCACATCCACAGCGGCACCATGGCTGGAAAGTTGAATGGCGTGATGCCTGCCGTGACGCCCAGCGCCTGAAACTCGCTCCAGCTGTCGATATTGGGGCCCACGTTGCGGCTGTGTTCGCCCTTGAGCAGCTCAGGCGCGTAGCTGGCAAATTCCACGTTCTCGATACCGCGCTGCAGCTCGCCATGTGCGTCGGCCAGCACCTTGCCGTGTTCGGCGGTGATCATGGCGGCAATCTTGTCGGCGTTTTCTTCCAGCAGCACCTTGAGCTTGCTCATCACACGTGCGCGCTTGAGCGGCGGCGTATTGCGCCACGCAGGGAAAGCCTTTTCGCCCGAGGCGATGGCCGCTTCCACCGTGGCCTTGCTGGCCAGCTCGACGCTCACAGTCGACTGTCCAGTGGCGGGGTTGAACACGGGCTGGGTGCGGCCGCCATCGTGCACGATCTTGCCGTCGATCAAGTGGCCAACGGTGGCGGTCACATTCTTGTCGTGGTTCATCACAATCTCTCTTGGATTCAAATCAAAAACGGCGCCAGCGCCCTACACAAGAGCGCCAGCAGCTATTGGTTTTATAGTAATTTAGTTCACTTCCGCCAGCGCATCGCCCAGGGCGTTGATCAGGCGGTCGATTTCGGCCTTTTCGCTGATGAAGGGTGGCGCCAGCTGGATGGTGTCGCCGCCATAGCGCACGTAGAAGCCTTTTTCCCAGCACTTCATCGCGATCTCATAAGGGCGCTTGGCAGGCTCGCCTGGCACCGGCGCAATGGTAAAGCCCGCTGCCAGCCCATAGTTGCGGATGTCGACGATGTGCTTGGCACCCTTCAAGCTGTGCACGGCATTCTCGAAGTAAGGCGCCAGCGCCTTCACGCGGCCGGGCATGTCTTCCTTCTCCAGAATGTCCATCACCGCCACGCCCGCTGCGCAGGCCACAGGGTGGGCCGAGTAGGTGTAGCCGTGGGCAAACTCCAGCATGTATTCCGGCCCGCCAGCGGCCATGAAGGTGTCGTAGATTTCCTTGGTGACCACGCAGCCACCCAGCGGTTGCGCGCCGTTGGTCACCTGCTTGGCAAAGTTCAGGATATCGGGCACCACGCCAAAGGCTTCCGAACCCGTCCAGGCGCCGCAGCGGCCAAAACCGGTGATGACTTCATCAAAAATCAGCAGGATGTTGTTCTGCGTGCAGATCTCGCGGATACGCTCCAGATAGCCCTTGGGCGGAATCACCACGCCTGCCGAGCCGGAGAAGGGCTCGACGATCACGGCTGCGATGTTGCTCGCGTCGTGCAGGGCGATGACGTCGAGCAGCTTGTCGGCCAGCGCGCGGCCACCGTCTTCAGCCATGCCCTTCTGGAAGGTGCCTGCGGGTGGCTGGGTGTGGGGCAGATGGTCTGCCGCAATGCCCTGACCAAACATCTTGCGGTTGCCGCCGATACCGCCCACCGAGATGCCGCCGTAGTTGACGCCGTGGTAGCCCTTTTCGCGGCCGATCAGCACCGTCTTGCTGGCCTGCCCCTTGAGGCGCCAGTATGCGCGCACCATTTTCAGCGAGGTGTCGGCAGCTTCCGAGCCCGAGCCGGTGAAGAACACGTGATCCAGCCCGGCGGGCGTGTGTTCCTTGATCTTGTTGGCCAGTGCGAACGAGGCAGGATGGCCGAACTGGAAGGCGGGGGCGTAATCAAGCTGCAGCGCAGCCTTGCCGATGGCTTCTGCCACTTCCTTGCGGCCATGGCCAATGCCCGAACACCACAGGCCCGACAGCCCGTCAAAAATCTTGCGGCCTTCACCATCGGTGTAGTAGGCACCCTGGCCGCCCACGATCATGCGCGGCTTGGCCTTGAAGTTGCGGTTGCCGGTGAACGGCATCCAATGCGCCTCCAGCCAGGCGGCGTCGGTGCGCAGCGCGGCGCCTGCGGTCTTTTCGTCGATCTGCACAAAGCTCATGGGTTTCTCCTTGGAACGGCGGCGTCCTGTGTTTTCCAGTGTGGATGTGGCATTGTGGGCCGGTTTTTTTCTTATTCAAATATTGACATATCAAAGCTCACTTGCGGTTTTTTGCAAGTAAAAAAGGTGGCAAAACCGGCGAAAACGCCCCAGGGAGCCGCAGGCATGCGGCACCACTCGCACGTTTTTCAGCTATCAATAATGCAGCTATTAGTGTGCATGCAGAAAGCGCCAAAGCATTGTTTTATGCTTCATCACGGCGTCACACGGCAAGGCTAAGGTGGCGGCTTTGCTGCCACCGATAAAACCGACATGTCCTCCCACGATCCATCCGCCCGCCGCCGCTTTCTGCTCTCGTCCACCGCCATGGCAGGCACCAGCTTGCTGCCGGGCATTCTGCGCGCGCAGACGGCGCCTGCTGCCATTACACAGGATGCCGCACGGCCCCTGCTGCTGTCAGGCCTGCAAAGCGGCGATGTGCTGGCCAACAGCGCCATCGTCTGGGCCCGCGCCAGCCGCGAGGCGCGCATGCGGGTGGAATGGTCCACCACCAGCAGCTTTGCCCAGAGCACCCTGGTGCGCGGCCCCGACCTGCTGCCCGATACCGACGGCACCGGCCGCGTCGATCTGCAGGGCCTGCCCGCCGGGCAGGACATCTTCTACCGCGTGGTGCTCGATGACCTGGCAAGCAGCAACACCCGCGCACCTGCCGTGCAGGGGCATTTCCGCACGCCGCTCGCAAGCCAGGGTCCGGCCACGCGCCCTTTCCGTCTGGTGTGGAGCGGCGATACGGTGGGCCAGGGCTACGGCATCAATGAAGGCATTGGCGGAATGCGCATCTATGACGAAATGCGCAAGACCAACCCCGATGTCTTTCTGCACAGCGGCGACACCATCTACGCCGACGGCCCCATCTCCGAGACCGTCGCCCTGCCCGATGGCAGCACCTGGAAGAACCTGGTGACGCCCCAGGTGGCCAAGGTGGCCGAAACGCTCGACGAGTACCGGGGCCGTTACCGCTACAACCTGATGGACCGCAACGTGCGTGCGCTGGGCAGCGAGGTCGCACAGATCTGGCAGTGGGATGACCACGAGGTCACCAATAACTATTCGGACAGCAAGAGCGTTGCGAACGACAAGCGCTACACCGAAAAGAACGTGCACCTGCTCACCGCCCGGGGCCGCCGCGCCTTCATGGAATACG contains:
- a CDS encoding NADP-dependent malic enzyme, which gives rise to MTDKNSTPTAVDKRALLRQSALEYHQFPRPGKVAIAATKPMANQHDLALAYSPGVAAPCEEIVKDPAAAFKYTSRGNLVAVISNGTAVLGLGDIGALASKPVMEGKGVLFKKFAGVDVFDIEINEKDPQKLVDVIAALEPTFGAINLEDIKAPECFFVERELRKRLNIPVFHDDQHGTAITVAAAMVNALKVAGKKIDEVKLVASGAGAAALACLNLLLEIGLKRENVMVTDIAGVVYKGRTELMDEDKVLFAQDTDKRTLSQVIDGADVFLGLSAGGVLKPDMVQRMAARPIIFALANPNPEITPEDAKAVRDDIIMATGRSDYPNQVNNVLCFPYIFRGALDCGATTITTEMEIATVHAIADLAQAEQTEEVANAYAGQDLSFGPEYLIPKPFDPRLMMKIAPAVAEAAAACGVAERPIQDMDAYRQHLQTFVYASGTAMKPIFMAAKKAARKRIAYAEGEEERILRAAQIVVDERVARPTLIGRPAIIAQRIEKFGLRLREGVDYDIVNVEQDHRYRDFWQTYHQMTERKGVTVPIAKIEMRRRLSLIGSMMLHKGEVDGLICGTWGQTMHHLQYIEQVIGRRAGVDTFACMNGLLLPDRQVFLVDTHVNYDPTAEQLAEITIMAAEELTRFGIKPKAALLSHSNFGSSNQPSAVKMRQVLDLLRVQAPWLEVDGEMHGDVALDPKQRANVMPNSPLTGSANLLVLPNIDAANISYNLLKTAAGGNIAIGPILLGAAQPVHIMTPSATVRRIVNMTAIAVADANFAR
- a CDS encoding CoA-acylating methylmalonate-semialdehyde dehydrogenase — translated: MNHDKNVTATVGHLIDGKIVHDGGRTQPVFNPATGQSTVSVELASKATVEAAIASGEKAFPAWRNTPPLKRARVMSKLKVLLEENADKIAAMITAEHGKVLADAHGELQRGIENVEFASYAPELLKGEHSRNVGPNIDSWSEFQALGVTAGITPFNFPAMVPLWMWPMAVACGNSFVLKPSERDPTSALFIAQLALEAGLPPGVLNVVNGDKEAVDTLLHDPRVKAVSFVGSTPIAEYIYGEGCKSGKRVQALGGAKNHAVVMPDADVANAVNAMMGAAYGSCGERCMAVPLIVCVGDEVAEKMIAGLKTEIAKMKVGPGTDNANDMGPLVTKPHFEKVKAYVDSGVAEGAQLLIDGRTLKVAGHEEGYFLGPCLFDGVKPGMKIYQEEIFGPVLGIVRVKTLQEAMQLIDDHEYGNGTCIFTRDGEAARYFTDHIQVGMVGVNVPLPVPVAYHSFGGWKRSLFGDLHAYGPDAVRFYTKRKTITQRWPSAGVREGAVFSFPSSR
- a CDS encoding aspartate aminotransferase family protein codes for the protein MSFVQIDEKTAGAALRTDAAWLEAHWMPFTGNRNFKAKPRMIVGGQGAYYTDGEGRKIFDGLSGLWCSGIGHGRKEVAEAIGKAALQLDYAPAFQFGHPASFALANKIKEHTPAGLDHVFFTGSGSEAADTSLKMVRAYWRLKGQASKTVLIGREKGYHGVNYGGISVGGIGGNRKMFGQGIAADHLPHTQPPAGTFQKGMAEDGGRALADKLLDVIALHDASNIAAVIVEPFSGSAGVVIPPKGYLERIREICTQNNILLIFDEVITGFGRCGAWTGSEAFGVVPDILNFAKQVTNGAQPLGGCVVTKEIYDTFMAAGGPEYMLEFAHGYTYSAHPVACAAGVAVMDILEKEDMPGRVKALAPYFENAVHSLKGAKHIVDIRNYGLAAGFTIAPVPGEPAKRPYEIAMKCWEKGFYVRYGGDTIQLAPPFISEKAEIDRLINALGDALAEVN
- a CDS encoding alkaline phosphatase D family protein — its product is MSSHDPSARRRFLLSSTAMAGTSLLPGILRAQTAPAAITQDAARPLLLSGLQSGDVLANSAIVWARASREARMRVEWSTTSSFAQSTLVRGPDLLPDTDGTGRVDLQGLPAGQDIFYRVVLDDLASSNTRAPAVQGHFRTPLASQGPATRPFRLVWSGDTVGQGYGINEGIGGMRIYDEMRKTNPDVFLHSGDTIYADGPISETVALPDGSTWKNLVTPQVAKVAETLDEYRGRYRYNLMDRNVRALGSEVAQIWQWDDHEVTNNYSDSKSVANDKRYTEKNVHLLTARGRRAFMEYAPMRPFGAAEQQRVYRHLPQGPLADLFVLDMRTYRGPNTHNLQTVESAETDFLGRPQLDWLLAGLKASTATWKLIAADMPIGLFVPDGKDAEGRDQWEAIANGEHGVPKGRELEMARLLKGIKDAGIHNVVWLTADVHYTAAHHYSPERAQFKDFAPFWEFVSGPLNAGGFGPNEVDKTFGLDVVFHKAPPKANSAPSEGFQFFGQLDIDHKSRALTVVLKDLNGASLYTKTLEPQQA